One genomic segment of Primulina tabacum isolate GXHZ01 chromosome 9, ASM2559414v2, whole genome shotgun sequence includes these proteins:
- the LOC142554981 gene encoding protein DEHYDRATION-INDUCED 19 homolog 4-like isoform X1 yields MESDSWIRSSSGYRRYQSRSDAFRGEEYEGEGELRAEFLCPFCAQDFDMVGLCCHIDEEHAIEAKNGVCPLCSKKVASDLVCHMTLQHGSLLKMHRKRRLRRGLSNLSFSSLRKDLREGKLQSLLGGSSFVVPTSNSEPDPLLNSFICNPTVAEKFPSVQTLSSVEASPMEESMVDTLALGRVVPQPPLSEEDQKEKTRKCKFVQGLLLSTFLT; encoded by the exons ATGCATTTCGTGGAGAAGAGTACGAAGGAGAAGGGGAGCTGAGGGCGGAGTTTCTATGCCCTTTTTGTGCACAGGATTTTGATATGGTTGGACTTTGTTGTCATATCGATGAAGAGCATGCCATCGAAGCCAAAAATGGG GTGTGCCCTCTTTGTTCAAAAAAGGTAGCATCAGATTTAGTTTGCCACATGACCTTGCAGCATGGAAGTCTTCTTAAG ATGCATCGAAAAAGAAGATTGCGCAGGGGGTTATCTAATCTGTCATTTTCCTCTTTGAGAAAAGATCTACGGGAAGGAAAGCTGCAATCCCTTCTTGGGGGGTCTTCGTTTGTGGTTCCTACATCAAATTCAGAACCCGATCCATTGTTGAATTCTTTCATATGCAATCCAACTGTAGCTGAGAAATTTCCTAGTGTTCAGACTCTATCTTCAGTTGAAGCTAGCCCCATGGAAGAAAGCATGGTGGACACTCTGGCACTTGG CAGAGTTGTCCCACAGCCACCCTTGTCCGAAGAAGACCAAAAAGAGAAGACACGAAAATGCAAGTTTGTCCAAGGTCTACTACTGTCTACTTTTCTAACTTGA
- the LOC142554981 gene encoding protein DEHYDRATION-INDUCED 19 homolog 4-like isoform X2 has translation MESDSWIRSSSGYRRYQSRSDAFRGEEYEGEGELRAEFLCPFCAQDFDMVGLCCHIDEEHAIEAKNGVCPLCSKKVASDLVCHMTLQHGSLLKMHRKRRLRRGLSNLSFSSLRKDLREGKLQSLLGGSSFVVPTSNSEPDPLLNSFICNPTVAEKFPSVQTLSSVEASPMEESMVDTLALGVVPQPPLSEEDQKEKTRKCKFVQGLLLSTFLT, from the exons ATGCATTTCGTGGAGAAGAGTACGAAGGAGAAGGGGAGCTGAGGGCGGAGTTTCTATGCCCTTTTTGTGCACAGGATTTTGATATGGTTGGACTTTGTTGTCATATCGATGAAGAGCATGCCATCGAAGCCAAAAATGGG GTGTGCCCTCTTTGTTCAAAAAAGGTAGCATCAGATTTAGTTTGCCACATGACCTTGCAGCATGGAAGTCTTCTTAAG ATGCATCGAAAAAGAAGATTGCGCAGGGGGTTATCTAATCTGTCATTTTCCTCTTTGAGAAAAGATCTACGGGAAGGAAAGCTGCAATCCCTTCTTGGGGGGTCTTCGTTTGTGGTTCCTACATCAAATTCAGAACCCGATCCATTGTTGAATTCTTTCATATGCAATCCAACTGTAGCTGAGAAATTTCCTAGTGTTCAGACTCTATCTTCAGTTGAAGCTAGCCCCATGGAAGAAAGCATGGTGGACACTCTGGCACTTGG AGTTGTCCCACAGCCACCCTTGTCCGAAGAAGACCAAAAAGAGAAGACACGAAAATGCAAGTTTGTCCAAGGTCTACTACTGTCTACTTTTCTAACTTGA